A section of the Flavobacteriales bacterium genome encodes:
- a CDS encoding T9SS type A sorting domain-containing protein: MPDIPGSVQSLTGPFLWQVGDTVFCTVLNSDCPGSASAIAGRHAIDDNGNGLLDAGEPAFPWGRVLIQPMNALVPAGAGGWWERGAQPGTYTIEPNSTYPYLISSAPAQHTATFVALGEVDSTNHFAHTLLPGVNDLQVSAYAVPPRPGFNNDLILSYRNFGTTSLPATLQLAVDADQSFVGSSPAPTTLVGNSATWDLGTLPLGAQGQVLVTLHTDATVPLGTPVQHTAVIDPVAGDTVPSNNTTLWTDTVVGAYDPNDKLLDIPAATPADVQADAITLTYTIRFQNTGTYPAERVVILDSLSDDLQWNSFEFLSSSHPCQWYMLDGVLHFIFDPILLPDSGSNEPASHGFVRFRMRPSTQLTNGDQVDNIAHIVFDFNTPIVTPPATFRVDMSTGLQEQAVGTLTVMPNPTRDRLLIGGFAGTAALRVLDLSGRLLRSARGSAPALLDVADLRPGTYLLEVRTPQRAQAVRFVKE, from the coding sequence GTGCCAGATATTCCTGGGTCGGTCCAGTCTCTCACAGGACCATTCCTTTGGCAGGTCGGCGACACGGTCTTCTGTACAGTTCTCAACTCCGACTGTCCGGGCAGTGCTTCCGCCATCGCCGGTCGCCACGCGATCGACGACAACGGCAATGGTCTGTTGGATGCCGGTGAACCCGCCTTCCCCTGGGGCCGCGTGCTCATCCAGCCCATGAACGCGCTGGTGCCGGCCGGTGCCGGTGGATGGTGGGAGCGCGGCGCCCAGCCCGGCACCTACACCATCGAGCCCAACAGCACCTATCCATACCTCATCAGTTCAGCCCCGGCACAGCACACCGCCACCTTCGTGGCGTTGGGCGAGGTGGACAGCACCAACCACTTCGCACACACCCTGCTGCCCGGGGTGAACGATCTGCAGGTAAGCGCTTACGCCGTCCCCCCGCGCCCCGGCTTCAACAACGACCTGATCCTCTCCTACCGCAACTTCGGAACGACCAGCCTCCCCGCCACCCTGCAGCTGGCCGTGGACGCCGACCAGAGCTTCGTGGGCAGCAGCCCCGCTCCCACCACCCTGGTGGGCAACAGCGCCACCTGGGACCTCGGCACCCTACCCTTGGGCGCGCAAGGCCAGGTGCTGGTCACCCTGCACACTGACGCGACCGTCCCCTTGGGCACACCGGTGCAGCACACTGCGGTGATCGATCCGGTGGCCGGTGACACGGTGCCCTCCAACAACACCACCTTGTGGACCGACACCGTGGTGGGCGCCTACGACCCCAACGACAAGTTGCTGGACATCCCCGCCGCCACACCCGCCGATGTGCAGGCCGACGCCATCACCCTCACCTACACCATCCGCTTCCAGAACACCGGCACCTATCCCGCCGAGCGCGTAGTGATCCTGGACTCCCTGAGCGACGACCTGCAGTGGAACAGCTTCGAGTTCCTCTCCAGCAGCCATCCCTGCCAGTGGTACATGCTGGACGGTGTGCTCCACTTCATCTTCGACCCCATCCTGCTGCCCGACAGCGGCAGCAACGAGCCCGCCAGCCACGGTTTCGTGCGCTTCCGCATGCGGCCCTCCACACAGCTCACCAACGGCGACCAGGTGGACAACATCGCACACATCGTCTTCGACTTCAACACACCCATCGTCACCCCGCCGGCCACCTTCCGCGTGGACATGAGCACCGGCCTGCAGGAACAGGCCGTGGGCACCCTCACGGTGATGCCCAACCCCACGCGCGACCGCCTGTTGATCGGTGGCTTTGCGGGCACCGCCGCGCTGCGCGTGCTGGACCTCAGCGGTCGCCTGTTGCGCAGCGCGCGCGGCTCTGCACCCGCCCTGCTGGACGTGGCCGACCTGCGGCCCGGCACCTACCTGCTGGAGGTGCGCACGCCACAGCGGGCTCAGGCCGTGCGGTTCGTGAAGGAGTGA
- a CDS encoding adenylate kinase, with protein sequence MSKLNLVLFGPPGAGKGTQSTFLIERYKLVHLSTGDLLRAEIKAESELGVQAKELMDRGELVADHIVIGMIRNAMEANLEARGFIFDGFPRTKAQAVALDEMLASKNEPITHMLALEVPEAELVQRLLGRGATSGRTDDRDEAVIRNRIREYEQKTAPLKDHYAAQGKFTSIDGVGSVSDITARLVKAIG encoded by the coding sequence ATGAGCAAGCTGAACCTTGTGCTCTTCGGCCCCCCGGGCGCCGGCAAAGGCACCCAGAGCACCTTCCTCATCGAACGTTACAAGCTGGTCCACCTCAGCACCGGCGACCTGCTTCGTGCGGAGATCAAGGCCGAGAGCGAACTGGGCGTGCAGGCCAAGGAGCTCATGGACCGCGGTGAGCTGGTGGCCGACCACATCGTCATCGGCATGATCCGCAACGCCATGGAGGCCAACCTCGAGGCCCGCGGCTTCATCTTCGACGGCTTCCCCCGCACCAAGGCCCAGGCCGTGGCGCTGGACGAGATGCTCGCCTCCAAGAACGAACCCATCACCCACATGCTCGCCCTCGAAGTGCCCGAGGCCGAGCTCGTGCAGCGGCTTCTGGGGCGTGGTGCCACCAGCGGACGCACCGACGACCGCGACGAGGCCGTCATCCGCAACCGCATCCGCGAGTACGAGCAGAAGACCGCGCCGCTCAAGGACCACTACGCCGCCCAAGGGAAGTTCACCTCCATCGACGGCGTGGGCAGCGTGTCCGACATCACCGCCCGGCTGGTGAAGGCGATCGGCTAA
- a CDS encoding hypoxanthine phosphoribosyltransferase, with protein MPEPATAARVRLHDKDFVPYIPAADLDAAIDRVAAALQARYAGKRPLFLGVLNGAFFFAAELMKRLEMECEITFIKVASYHGTSSTGTVTQLIGLSERLDGRHVVIVEDIVDTGGTIAHIMDALSGLHPASISVAALLFKPEAYSRPWPIEHVALRIPNAFVVGSGLDHDGLGRNLPGIWRITEPTP; from the coding sequence ATGCCCGAGCCTGCCACCGCCGCCCGCGTCCGCCTGCACGACAAGGATTTCGTACCGTACATCCCGGCGGCCGACCTGGATGCCGCCATCGACCGCGTGGCCGCTGCGCTTCAGGCACGCTACGCCGGCAAGCGACCGCTCTTCCTGGGCGTGTTGAACGGGGCCTTCTTCTTCGCCGCCGAGCTCATGAAACGGCTGGAGATGGAGTGCGAGATCACCTTCATCAAGGTGGCCAGCTACCACGGCACCAGCAGCACCGGCACCGTCACCCAGCTCATCGGCCTCAGCGAACGGCTGGACGGCCGCCACGTGGTGATCGTGGAGGACATCGTGGACACCGGCGGCACCATCGCCCACATCATGGACGCGCTCTCCGGCCTGCACCCGGCGAGCATCAGCGTGGCGGCGCTGCTCTTCAAGCCGGAGGCCTACTCGCGCCCCTGGCCCATCGAGCATGTGGCGCTGCGCATCCCCAACGCCTTCGTGGTGGGCTCCGGCCTCGACCACGACGGATTGGGCCGCAACCTGCCAGGCATCTGGCGCATCACCGAACCCACCCCATGA